One part of the Humulus lupulus chromosome 9, drHumLupu1.1, whole genome shotgun sequence genome encodes these proteins:
- the LOC133802614 gene encoding probable 3-hydroxyisobutyrate dehydrogenase, mitochondrial, giving the protein MGRWCRVRSLLSFHSTHTSLPFQFSPPLPRFSSQLVPPPPPFQSVGFIGLGNMGFRMANNLIKAGYKIAVHDINSNALKAFSDMGIDTKETPFEIGEVSDVVITMLPSSSHVTDVYTGPNGLLQCGNVLRPWLMIDSSTIDPQTSRKLSLAISECMLKEKKGHQETPVMLDAPVSGGVLAAEAGTLTFMVGGPEEAYLAAKPLFHSMGKNTVYCGGAGNGSAAKICNNLAMAISMLGVSEALSLGQSLGIDASTLTKVFNSSSARCWSSDTYNPVPGVMDGVPSSRNYGGGFATKLMAKDLNLAATSAKEVGHNCPFTYQAQKIYTDLCQDGHETKDFSCVFRHYYPGKDET; this is encoded by the exons ATGGGCAGGTGGTGTAGAGTAAGATCGTTGCTTTCTTTTCATTCTACTCATACTTCTCTTCCCTTTCAATTCTCTCCACCACTCCCCAGATTTTCATCTCAGCTAGTCCCTCCCCCTCCCCCATTTCAG AGTGTTGGATTCATAGGTCTTGGAAATATGGGATTCAGAATGGCGAATAATCTAATAAAGGCCGGATACAAAATAGCCGTACATGACAT AAATTCTAATGCCTTGAAGGCCTTCTCTGACATGGGAATTGACACAAAGGAAACTCCTTTTGAAATTGGTGAAGTCAGTGATGTTGTAATTACAATGCTTCCTTCTTCATCTCAT GTAACTGATGTTTACACAGGTCCTAATGGCCTGCTTCAGTGTGGGAATGTCTTGCGACCGTGGCTAATGATAGACTCATCTACAATCGATCCCCAAACTTCAAGGAAGCTTTCTCTCGCCATATCCGAATGCATGTTAAAGGAGAAGAAAG GTCATCAAGAGACTCCAGTAATGTTGGATGCTCCTGTATCTGGAGGTGTACTTGCTGCAGAAGCTGGGACACTTACTTTCATG GTTGGTGGCCCTGAGGAAGCTTATCTGGCTGCAAAACCCCTGTTCCATTCAATGGGCAAGAACACAGTATACTGTGGTGGAGCAGGAAATGGTTCT GCAGCAAAGATTTGCAATAATTTGGCAATGGCTATTAGTATGCTTGGTGTCTCAGAAGCCCTCTCTCTTGGTCAGTCTTTAGGGATTGATGCAAGCACTCTAACAAAAGTATTTAATTCTTCAAGCGCTCGCTGTTGGAGTAG TGACACTTATAATCCTGTTCCTGGAGTGATGGATGGGGTACCCTCTTCTAGGAATTATGGCGGTGGCTTTGCAACTAAACTTATG GCTAAGGATCTAAATCTTGCTGCAACTTCTGCCAAAGAGGTTGGCCATAACTGCCCGTTTACATACCAAGCACAAAAAAT CTATACAGATCTATGCCAGGATGGCCATGAAACTAAAGACTTCTCCTGCGTTTTCCGACACTATTACCCTGGAAAAGACGAGACATAG